tttctcccgtgagcaaaacatgataaagcaccggaaggccaaggtgttatatctttacatctgtaaactagattattgactctagtgcaagtgggagactgttggagatatgcccaagaggcaataataaaatggttattataatatatctttgtgtttatgataatgtttacataccatgctataattgtattaaccgaaacattgatacatgtgtgttatgtgaacaacaaggagtccctagtaagcctcttgtataactagcttgttgattaatagatgattagtttcataatcatgaacattagatgttattaaatacaaggttatatcattatatgaatgatgtaatggatacacccaattaagcgtagcataagatcacgtcattaagttatttgctataagctttcgatacatagttacctagtcctttcgaccatgagatcatgtaaatcacttatactggaaaggtactttgattacatcaaatgccactgcgtaaatgggtggttataaaggtgggattaagtatccggaaagtatgagttgaggcatatggatcaatagtgggatttgtccatcccgatgacggatagatatactctgggccctctcggtggaatgtcgtctaatgtcttgcaagcatatgaataagttcataagagaccacataccacggtacgagtaaagagtacttgtcaggagacgaggttgaacaaggtatagagtgataccgatgatcaaacctcggacaagtaaaatatcgcatgacaaagggaattggtatcgtatgtgaatggttcattcgatcactaagtcatcgttgaatatgtgggagccattatggatctccagatcccgctattggttattggtcggagagagttctcaaccatgtctacatagttcacgaaccgtagggtgacacacttaaggtttgatgttgtaatagtagaacttgaatatggaatggagttcgaagtctcggatgggatcccggacatcacgaggagttccggaatggtccggagaataagattcatatataggaagtcattttataagtttgaaaatgatccggtgtatttatggaaggttctagaaggttctagaaaagtccggaagaaatcactttggaaggcggagtcccggagggactccaccaccatggtcggccaaccctaagaggggtggagtcccaagtggactccaccataggggccggccaccccccacatggaagggtgggaatcccacttgggtgggagtcccaccttgggtaggttcccttactacatggaaggttttgggttcgggtcttattcgaagacttgtagtccaacacttggggttccacctatataatgaggggcataggggagggggccggccactacaagccaccaagctggccgcaccccatagaggctggccaccccctctcccaaaccctagccgccccctctctcctccacctctcccgcacgcttagcgaagctccgccggagatctccaccgccaccgccaccacgccgtcgtgctgccggattcaaggaggagctactacttccgctgcccgctggaacggggagaaggacgtcgtcttcatcaacaccgaacgtgtgaccgagtacggaggtgctgcccgatcgtggcgccgtgatcaagatcttctacgcgcttttgcaagcggcaagtgatcgtctaccgcagcaacaagagcctcatcttgtaggctttggaaatcttcaagggtgagtctcgatcatctcctcgttgctcccgtcttctagattgcatcttggcttggattgcgttctcgcggtaggaatttttttgttttctatgcaacgaatccctacatgtactgctgtcaagtttgacgaatttctgctgctttgtgtttatgtgactcttttagtttttattttcttgtttttgctttgtttatttcctaaaacacaaaaagaccaaaaatatttctgatggttctctttaccatttgtttattttggcttcttgcttttattttgctttatttgctatcgttggtttgctataagaaaatccaatttttttttgctttgtttgcttgtttccttttgttcttgtttccaatacgaaaacaccaaaaatatttgctgttcttctttggttttgtaaagttcattatgagttcaatggtcctcggtggctggagcgtggctttcattccatattattcaagctacacaagtgaaaaggcaataatgacgatctacgactttCATTttttacatatactcatccatgtgagcatgcttagttggttcatatgaggtatatgtcatttaagaaagtctagtagttcatgatctctcatgattagctccaatttattaatatgagtagcatgtcataaatatttgcttgcattgttttattcatagatttatatgatattgtggtatcctcctctgaataattcacttgaatcaacttggcacaatgctcacgcatgcatatgactgaacaaatgtcaattaagcctcgataatttactttacctcagagttcttgtatcacttttatgcctccgttaatttattttgtcgcaagcatgattatgacagttactgctctcttgattgtcgcttcccagtctattgctagccttcacttgtactgagcgggaacgctgctcatgcttccaaacccctgaaaaccaagttattccaaagtgtccaccataaatacctatgcatggcatttcaaaccattccaagtaaattctcatgtgctacctttaaaccttcaaaatgcatctcaatttgtgtcaatgttttatagctcatgaggaagcatgtggtgtttatctttcaatcttgtcatttactcctgacagactttcataatggactagtggcacatccgcttatccaataattttgcaaaatgagCTGGCaacgggttcccagccccaattaatcaactttcattaataattctcttcacatgttttgccctgatttatcagtaagcaacttaaattgcaaatagacactcctccatggtatgtgattgatggaaggcacccgaggattcggttagccatggcttgtgtaagcaaaggttggggggagtgtcatccataatgaaactaaaatatatgtgtaaacaaaagagaagagggatgatttaccttgctggtagagataacgtccttcatgggagccgctcttgaaagtctggttgacgaggtagttagagtacccactctcattcgttgacaacaacaaacacctctcaaaataattttactcctgttttacaaatgaaaagctctagcacatgttaatccctgcttccctctgcgaagggtcaatcttttacttttacatttagtctccatcctttctttgagcactttcttgagagcacaactgtcattcttagtataatatgcttgtcccaaaatatgattagctgtggtataactttgatgcttttatctttgataatctctacttacaGTCTTCCCataaacttcaaaggtgcccgagcatttatgttttgctgtacaaatacgggcaagcgagataccactttatcatatcattctatgaacattgcaatcctgcttatagacatgattcatgatgctcatgATTAATtttttggtaccttttccatgattgacatagctattagatgattttatttgcatgtatcttattatgaattgcttaagtacttgccatatcatgagaatatttacatcatatgaacaatgtgttcgtgaaagttcttttatcgcactcagttgttaattgaattgcttgaggacaagcaataagctaagcttggggggagttgatacgtccaaaacgtatctactttcccgaacacttttgctattgttttgcctctaatttgtgtattttggatacaactaacacggactaacgctgttttcagcagaattgctctggtgtctcgtttttgtgcagaaggggggggggcgccgccctactgtgtggcctcctcggctggcctccgacgccctcctctggactacttaacgccttcgacctaaaaacgcacgggggttagacgaaatcgccagaaaccatccagtacgccgccaccatcgcgaaactccgtctcgggaccagaaactccgttctggcactccgtcgggacggggaattggaggagatcatcgccatcatcaccaccgacgcctctccatcgaccagccatgttttccccatccatgtgtgagtaattcccccgctgtaggctgaaggagatggtagggattggatgagattggtcatgtaatagcataagattgttagggcatagtgcctagtgtccgtaattggtacttttatgatattgttgcaacttgttatgcttaatgcttgtcactagggcccgagtgccatgatctcagatctgaacatgttatcaattcatgatgatattcattgctttatgatcttacctgcaagttgtatacacgtattgttgtccggaacccgaggccccaaagtgacagaaattgggacaaccgaaggggaaggcggtgatatgaggatcacatgtgttcacggagtgttaatgtttTTCTCCGgtcctctattaaaaggagtaccttaatttccagtagattccctagaggcccggatgccaccggctggtaggacaaaagatgttgtgcaagtttcccattgcgagcacgtacgactaaatatggaacacatgcctattgattgattagtacttggataccgttttattattatctgcaaatgccctaccttgattgttacatgagtttctctcatccatgcaacgcccgtcatccatccctgtgcctacaatattttaatcctgctgtttactataatcactactgctgtctttgttactctgctgctgatatttcaccactgctactgctataaaactgttactactgataaactcttgcgagcaagtctgtttccaggtgcagctgaattgacaactccgttgttaaggctttcaagtattctttgtctccccttgtctcgaatcaataaattgggttttacttccctcgaagactgttgcgatcccctatacttgtgggttatcagccgtcgattggagccaccccatgagcagccaccggtaccaggagcatcgccatcgtcgacaacgtcgcTCTGCATCAACGCCGATCATCGCCGACCCTCCGGTGAGCTGTCGACCCCCTAGGTTCGCCGCCAGTAGCGCTCgtgctcgccgtcgacgacgacgagcgtCGACAGTTCGATCGTGATCTAATCCAACGGATCTTAGCCagcgtaccgattcggtgttttaAGTGACGCTGGCatgtggagcccactgtcaggcagcccacacgTGCGAGACGTGCAGCTGGGCCGGCCTTTTCTTTTTTCCCTCTCCTGGCACATCTCGTCTTCCCGCCAAGCCCAAGAATttgaatttgatttaattcatttAGCCTAATTTCAATACTGATACCATATTGAAAATTAAATAGGAAAATATCCACTGAGCCAAAAATTATGAAATAAAtatttctggaaagcttatgaaaatatctatccaaccccactggtctcaacccttgaTTTGTTGTAGAACTCATGTAGTAAAATAACAAGGGtaccttttcaaatttcaaacatttattaaaaatcaaccataatttattttgagttgattccaactctcataattcacatttcaaatgctCTACATGAATATGTTAAAATATGACAGTGGTGTttaccatgatcatgggctagtgtAGAATAATgactatgtggccatttctagtccatttaaattaccccAATTTAttaattaaatagtatgagaggtatcctctcatttaaatcaatgccccaagtaattcaatatgaggtaatgaccttagtctatagaacctcatattttattacttagtgatattaaatTGATTCCATAGTAGtgttaaattgtatgagatgtagtatctcatttaaatcattttcccaaatgataaatatgaggtggtgaccttggtcaacatgatctcatactttattagttgaggatattaaatcttagtaatgttcaataataggaaattatttctcaaagagaATAAATAAAAACCCTAGTAAAtacttcaatgagaggaaattatttttcttaaaaagaaaacaaagccaaccaCAATACTAAAaatggtgtgatgctagattagcttgtgtgagccctttgagtgttaagtctaagtacttaagtattgtttggtgattgttacctcgtatccgtttatagacgctagtaccgaaggctacgagggggaagaggtcttctacgaagaagaggaggaaaactttgatcactgtaccaatcaaggcaagctctactcttgcaagctaccctaatgcaagctctactagagcaaggcaccattccaATGTTATTTTGTGCTTAAGGATtccaatcccaagtttttatcttgcaaGCTTTTGTTTTGGTTATCAAAGTTGATTTTGTTCATAGTTCActttggtctagatatggagtattacaagagcatcaaatttagcctagagagctacaagttagttagcacccctcatgactagtgcctagtgctaaaactaaaattggctactctagatgagaacatgtgaatcaaatgactttgaaaaaccttggaatgatgagtcattctattgaaagattttgaaggtgaatatgacatgaatgacatggtgaatttgcccaaaaactgatgattgggttcggatgcgataccattccaattttagagtacccccacaatacctgattatgggtagagcttaactggaaatttatgcactttagtatgggttccctctaacaagcgtcataggggttatgccgaggctgcctctgtgaaatgtgaaatgacgtgaaaaagaggtgaatgtcctacccaagccctgtgcagttcccaggatggcagattgccatcactgggaggccaagctcataggggaggtgcctatactagggtatgtaagtgaaaggttaatggttgatgatccgcatactgagtatgattattcagggctatccctgacgaatgtaatcaaaagttgtggcacaagtgtacaacctctgtagagtgtaaacctattcgaatagccgtgtccacgatcatggacggttggatggccatactgttccgttgtcaggtgTTTTCTAAAAATTAATggtgacttgaaaggtgaatttgacttgatcacaacagagttgtgggaatgacactaatgttcccacttgagtttggttaggcaaataaagagtcttttactactaagtgcttatgaaataaaattggctttacgcaaataaacctagagttaGAACACCTACTATAGTTGATAgagcttaccttagtattagtttgcgagtactttaaagtactcatgctgtgtccctggctattcaaatggccagactatgaagaagggcaccagtaccaggaagatggacagcaggaagtctatgataactaggactaccttctgacgtcaagcgttgcctgtggaacagatggaccgctactacgtttcttccgctatgtgttttgtaattgaccattagatcaactgttgttgtaagactggatcatgtgatcccgtgttgtaagacgattatggtttgtaatgaatgatgttctgtgatatcaactgttatgtctcgcaaaaacaatattcctgggattgcgatgtatggcataacatgcatctggaattaaaaatccgaGTGTTGACATCCAGCCACCCTTGAATCCTCTTCCAGATACGGTCCTTGAGGTGCTTAAATGCCCCATGCATGGATCTCCCCACATCAGAGGGCATGCCAAGATATTTCTCATTCAGAGTCTCATTGGGAACATTCAAAATATTCTTCACTGATTGTTGAGTAACCTCATTGCAGCCCTTGCTGAAGAAAACTGATGACTTATCTAGATTCACACGCTGCCCTGAAGCATTGTAATATTTCTCCAGGATAGCATTGACCTCCAGAGCTCCCTCCACACAAGCTTTCACAAGCAGCGGGCTATCATCGGCAAAAAGGAGATGGTTCACAGCGAGAGCTATGGAAGCCACCTTGATTCCTTCTAAGAGTGATGATTGGCGACTGTTTTTTAGGAGGCCAGAAAGGCCCTCTACTGCAAGTAGAAACAAGTATGGGAATATAGGGTCACCGAAGGCCGCGCGAAGGGCGAAACTCCTCTGACGGTGTGCCATTAAACAACACCGAGAAGGATACCGATGAGGTCATGATTAATTCCACCCACCGGCGGTGAAAACCCATGCGCAACATGATCGCCCTCAAATATGCCCATTCAACACGGTCATAGGCCTTCCTCGTGTCAAGTTTCAGAGCACAATGTTGGAACAGTGTGCTGAACTCGAAATGCATGGCGTATTGGTCCAGGCCCAACAGGCCGGAAGCACAGCAGATGCCCAACGGCAGCCAACACGCGGCCATACCAACGCCCCGGCGACGCCTTCCCTCCCTCCGAGAACCCAACACGACGGCCAATGCCACTGCCATGCTCGAAGCAATCGCTCGAGCACCTTCCACGCATCCGGCGCCGCGCCATTGCATCGcgctcctccgcctccacctcgcgTCCCCCTCCGTCGCCGTCGCCAAGCAGATCCACGCGCGCGCGCTCCGCGCAGCCGGCGTGCCCCTCTCCCACCCTCTCCTCGCCAAGCACCTCCTCTTCCACCTCGCCTCCAtccgcgccggcgccggcgccgcccagCTCCGCTACGCCGTCGCCATCCTCACCCGCCTCCTCCCGGAACCCGACCCCTTCTCCCTCAACACCGTGCTCCGCAtcgccgcgtcctcctcctcctcccgccccCGCGTCGCGCTCgagctccaccgccgccgcctcgcgcCGCCCGACACGCACACCTACCCGCCGCTGCTCCAGGCCTGCGCGCGCCTCCTCGCCCTCCGCTACGGGGAGAGCCTCCACGCCGAGGCCGCCAAGAACGGCCTCGCGGCGCTCGTCTTCGTCAAGAACTCGCTCGTCCACCTCTACGGCGCCTGCGGCCTGTTCGAGAGCGCCCACAGGGTGTTCGACGAAATCCCGCGTCTGCACCGGAACCTCGTGTCCTGGAACTCCGTCATGAACGGGTTCGCGGCCAACGGGAGGCCCAACGAGGTGCTCACTGTCTTCCGGGAGATGCTGGATGCGGACCTCGAGCCGGATGGGTTCACCATGGTGAGCGTTTTAACCGCGTCCGCCGAGATCGGGGCGCAAGCTCTGGGCAGGAGGTTGCATGCGTATGTGGCCAAGGTCGGGTTAGTAGGGAACACGCATGTTGGCAATGCGCTGATTGATCTCTACGCCAAGTGCGGCGGAGTTGAGGATGCAAGGAAGGTGTTTCAGGAGATGGGCCTTCGAAGGACCGTGGTCTCGTGGACGTCGCTGATCGTGGGTTTGGCAGGGAATGGGTTTGGGAAGGATGCGCTTGAGCTCTTCGGTGTGATGGAGAGGGAGAAACTTGTCCCAACTGAAATCACTATGGTAGGAGTGCTGTATGCTTGCAGCCACTGCGGGCTGGTCGACGACGGGTTTCGGTATTTTAATCGAATGAAGGAGGAGTACCGCATAGAACCGAGGATCGAGCATCTTGGATGCATGGTGGACCTGCTGGGGAGAGCTGGGAGAGTTGAGGAAGCGTACGATTATATCAGCACGATGCCGCTGGAGCCCAACGCTGTTGTGTGGCGGACCTTGCTAGGTGCTTGCGCTATGCACAAGAAGCTGGAGCTCGGGGAGGCTGCCTGGGCACGGCTGGTTGAGCTTGACCCTGGGCAC
This region of Lolium perenne isolate Kyuss_39 chromosome 2, Kyuss_2.0, whole genome shotgun sequence genomic DNA includes:
- the LOC127333903 gene encoding pentatricopeptide repeat-containing protein At4g21065, whose product is MLEAIARAPSTHPAPRHCIALLRLHLASPSVAVAKQIHARALRAAGVPLSHPLLAKHLLFHLASIRAGAGAAQLRYAVAILTRLLPEPDPFSLNTVLRIAASSSSSRPRVALELHRRRLAPPDTHTYPPLLQACARLLALRYGESLHAEAAKNGLAALVFVKNSLVHLYGACGLFESAHRVFDEIPRLHRNLVSWNSVMNGFAANGRPNEVLTVFREMLDADLEPDGFTMVSVLTASAEIGAQALGRRLHAYVAKVGLVGNTHVGNALIDLYAKCGGVEDARKVFQEMGLRRTVVSWTSLIVGLAGNGFGKDALELFGVMEREKLVPTEITMVGVLYACSHCGLVDDGFRYFNRMKEEYRIEPRIEHLGCMVDLLGRAGRVEEAYDYISTMPLEPNAVVWRTLLGACAMHKKLELGEAAWARLVELDPGHSGDYVLLSNLYAAVGRWADVHVLRKTMVTHGVRKNPGHSLVELRNSVYEFVMGDRSHPESDQIYQMLAQIAERLRHQGYVPRTSNVLADIEEEEKEAALNYHSERLAIAFALLKSLPGTPIRIVKNLRVCGDCHSVIKQISKVYDREIIVRDRSRFHHFKGGECSCKDYW